CCCTAACAGCTCCGTTCCCACACTCCACCGTCCACGACCCGACAACATGGCCGGTGCGTCCAGCAGCCAAGTGAGCTGCGTCTCTGTCCATGTCGGCCACCCAGGCGACTATTAGCCAGGGCCTCGTGTATAGCACCCTAACCGCCCCGTTCCCACACTCCAACGTCCACGACCCGACAACATGGCCGGTGCGTCCAGCGGCCAAGTGAACTGCGTCTCTGTTCATGTCGGCCACCCAGGCGTCTATTAGCCTGGGCCTCGTGTATAACGCCCTAACCGCCCCGTTCCCACACTCCACCGTCCACGACCCGACAACATGGCCGGTGCGTCCAGCGGCCAAGTGAACTGCGTCTCTGTTCATGTCAGCCACCCAGGCGTCTATTAACCTGGGCCTCGTGTATAACGCCCTAACCGCCCCGTTCCCACACTCCACCGTCCACGACCCGACAACATGGCCGGTGCGTCCAGCGGCCAAGTGAACTGCGTCTCTGTTCATGTCGGCCACCCAGGCGTCTATTAGCCTGGGCCTCGTGTATAACGCCCTAACCGCCCCGTTCCCACACTCCACCGTCCACGACCCGACAACATGGCCGGTGCGTCCAGCGGCCAAGTGAACTGCGTCTCTGTTCATGTCGGCCACCCAGGCGTCTATTAGTCATGGTCTCGTGTATAGCGCCCTAACAGCTCCGTTCCCACACTCCACCGTCCACGACCCGACAACATGGCCGGTGCGTCCAGCGGCCAAGTGAACTGCGTCTCTGTTCATGTCAGCCACCCAGGCGTCTATTAACCTGGGCCTCGTGTATAACGCCCTAACCGCCCCGTTCCCACACTCCACCGTCCACGACCCGACAACATGGCCGGTGCGTCCAGCGGCCAAGTGAACTGCGTCTCTGTTCATGTCGGCCACCCAGGCGTCTATTAGTCATGGTCTCGTGTATAGCGCCCTAACAGCTCCGTTCCCACACTCCACCGTCCACGACCCGACAACATGGCCGGTGCGTCCAGCGGCCAAGTGAACTGCGTCTCTGTTCATGTCAGCCACCCAGGCGTCTATTAACCTGGGCCTCGTGTATAACGCCCTAACCGCCCCGTTCCCACACTCCACCGTCCACGACCCGACAACATGGCCGGTGCGTCCAGCGGCCAAGTGAACTGCGTCTCTGTTCATGTCGGCCACCCAGGCGTCTATTAGCCTGGGCCTCGTGTATAACGCCCTAACCGCCCCGTTCCCACACTCCACCGTCCACGACCCGACAACATGGCCGGTGCGTCCAGCGGCCAAGTGAACTGCGTCTCTGTTCATGTCGGCCACCCAGGCGTCTATTAGCCTGGGCCTCGTATATAGCGCCCTAATAGCTCCGTTCCCACACTCCACCGTCCACGACCCGACAACATGGCCGGTGCGTCCAGCGGCCAAGTGAACTGCGTCTCTGTTCATGTCGGCCACCCAGGCGACTATTAGCCTGGGCCTCGTGTATAGCGTGCTAACAGCCCCGTTCCCACACTCCACCGTCCACGACCCGACAACATGGCCGGTGCGTCCGTCAGCCAAGTGAGCTGCGTCTCTGTCCATGTCGGCCACCCAGGCGACTATTAGCCTGGGCCTCGTGTATAGCGTGCTAACAGCCCCGTTCCCACACACCACCGTCCACGACCCGACAACATGGCCGGTGCGTCCAGCAGCCAAGTGAGCTGCGTCTCTGTCCATGTCGGCCACCCAGGCGACTATTAGCCAGGGCCTCGTGTATAGCACCCTAACCGCCCCGTTCCCACACTCCAACGTCCACGACCCGACAACATGGCTGGTGCGTCCAGCAGCCAAGTGAGCTGCGTCTCTATCCATGTCGGCCACCCAGGCGACTATTAGCCATGGCCTCGTGTATAGCGAGCTAACGGACCCGTTCCCACACCCCACCGTCCACGACCCGACAACATGGCCGGTGCGTCCAGCAGCCAAGTGAGCTGCGTCTCTGTTCATGTCGGCCACCCAGGCGACTATTAGCCTGGGCCTTGTGTAAAGCGCCCTAACCGCCCCGTTCCCACACTCCAACGTCCACGACCCGACAACATGGCTGGTGCGTCCAGCAGCCAAGTGAGCTGCGTCTCTATCCATGTCGGCCACCCAGGCGACTATTAGCCATGGCCTCGTGTATAGCGAGCTAACGGACCCGTTCCCACACCCCACCGTCCACGACCCGACAACATGGCCGGTGCGTCCAGCAGCCAAGTGAGCTGCGTCTCTATCCATGTCGGCCACCCAGGCGACTATTAGCCATGGCCTCGTGTATAGCGAGCTAACGGACCCGTTCCCACACCCCACCGTCCACGACCCGACAACATGGCTGGTGCGTCCAGCAGCCAAGTGAGCTGCGTCTCTGTCCATGTCGGCCACCCAGGCGACTATTAGCCAGGGCCTCGTGTATAGCACCCTAACCGCCCCGTTCCCACACTCCAACGTCCACGACCCGACAACATGGCTGGTGCGTCCAGCAGCCAAGTGAGCTGCGTCTCTATCCATGTCGGCCACCCAGGCGACTATTAGCCATGGCCTCGTGTATAGCGAGCTAACGGACCCGTTCCCACACCCCACCGTCCACGACCAGACAACATGGCCGGTGCGTCCAGCAGCCAAGTGAGCTGCGTCTCTATCCATGTCGGCCACCCAGGCGACTATTAGCCATGGCCTCGTGTATAGCGAGCTAACGGACCCGTTCCCACACTCCACCGTTCACGACCCGACAACATGGCCGGTGCGTCCAGCGGCCAAGTGAACTGCGTCTCTGTTCATGTCGGCCACCCAGGCGACTATTAGCCTGGGCCTCGTGTATAGCGTGCTAACAGCCCCGTTCCCACACACCACCGTCCACGACCCGACAACATGGCCGGTGCGTCCAGCCGCCAAGTGAGCTGCGTCTCTGTTCATGTCGGCCACCCAGGCGTCTATTAGCCTGGGCCTCGTGTAAAGCGCCCTAACCGCCCCGTTCCCACACTCCACCGTCCACGACCCGACAACATGGCCGGTGCGTCCGGCAGCCAAGTGAGCTGCGTCTCTGTTCATGTCGGCCACCCAGGCGACTATTAGCCTGGGCCTTGTGTAAAGCGTGCTAACGGCCCCGTTCCCACACTCCACCGTCCACGACCCGACAACATGGCTGGTGCGTCCAGCAGCCAAGTAAGCTGCGTCTCTGTCCATGTCAGCCACCCAGGCGTCTATTAGTCAGGGTCTCGTGTATAGCGCCCTAATAGCTCCGTTCCCACACTCCACCGTCCACGACCCGACAACATGGCCGGTGCGTCCAGCAGCCAAGTGAGTGGCTTCTCTGTTCATGTTGGCCACCCAGGCGTCTATTAGCCAGGGCCTCGTGTATAGCGCCCTAACCACTCCGTTCTCACACTCCACCGTCCACGACCCGACGAACATGGCCGGTGCGTCCAGCAGCCAAGTGAGCTGCGTCTCTATCCATGTCGGCCACCCAGGCGACTATTAGCCAGGGCCTCGTGTATAGCGTGCTAACGGCCCCGTTCCCACACTCCACCGTCCACGACCCGACAACATGGCCGGTGCGTCCAGCAGCCAAGTGAGCTGCGTCTCTATCCATGTCGGCCACCCAGGCGACTATTAGCCTGGGCCTCGTGTATAGCGCCCTAAGAGCCCCGTTCCCACACACCACCGTCCACGACCCGACAACATGGCCGGTGCGTCCAGCAGCCAAGTGAGCTGCGTCTCTGTCCATTTCGGCCACCCAGGCGACTATTAGCCAGGGCCTCGTGTATAGCGTGCTAACAGCCCCGTTCCCACACTCCACCGTCCACGACCCGACAACATGGCCGGTGCGTCCAGCAGCCAAGTGAGCTGCGTCTCTGTCCATGTCGGCCACCCAGGCGACTATTAGCCAGGGCCTCGTGTATAGCGCCCTAACCGCCCCGTTCCCACACTCCACCGTCCACGACCCGACAACATGGCCGGTGCGTCCAGCAGCCAAGTGAGCTGCGTCTCTGTCCATGTCGGCCACCCAGGCGACTATTAGCCATGGCCTCGTGTATAGCGCCCTAACCGCCCCGTTCCCACACTCCACCGTCCACGACCCGACAACATGGCCGGTGCGTCCAGCAGCCAAGTGAGCTGCGTCTCTGTCCATGTCGGCCACCCAGGCGACTATTAGCCATGGCCTCGTGTATAGCGAGCTAACGGACCCGTTCCCACACCCCACCGTCCACGACCCGACAACATGGCCGGTGCGTCCAGCAGCCAAGTGAGCTGCGTCTCTGTCCATGTCGGCCACCCAGGCGACTATTAGCCAGGGCCTCGTGTATAGCGCCCTAACCGCCCCGTTCCCACACTTTACTGTCCACGACCCGACAACTTGGCCGGTGCATCCAGCAGCCAAGTGAGCTGCGTCTCTGTCCATGTCGGCCACCCAGGCGACTATTAGCCTGGGCCTCGTGTATAGCGCCCTAACCGCCCCGTTCTTACACTCCACCGTCCACGACCCGACAACATGACCGGTGCGTCCAGCAGCCAAGTGAGCTGCGTCTCTGTCCATGTCGGCCACCCAGGCGTCTATTAGACTGTGCCTCGTGTATAGCGCCCTAACCGCCCCGTTCCCACACTCCACCGTCCACGACCCGACAACATGGCCGGTGCGTCCAGCAGCCAAGTGAGCTGCGTCTCTGTCCATGTCGGCCACCCAGGCGACTATTAGCCATGGCCTCGTGTATAGCGAGCTAACGGACCCGTTCCCACACCCCACCGTCCACGACCCGACAACATGGCCGGTGCGTCCAGCAGCCAAGTGAGCTGCGTCTCTGTCCATGTCGGCCACCCAGGCGACTATTAGCCAGGGCCTCGTGTATAGCGCCCTAACCGCCCCGTTCTTACACTCCACGGTCCACGACCCGACAACATGACCGGTGCGTCCAGCAGCCAAGTGAGCTGCGTCTCTGTCCATGTCGGCCACCCAGGCGTCTATTAGACTGTGCCTCGTGTATAGCGCCCTAACCGCCCCGTTCCCACACTCCACCGTCCACGACCCGACAACATGGCCGGTGCGTCCAGCAGCCAAGTGAGCTGCGTCTCTGTCCATGTCGGCCACCCAGGTGTCTATTAGAATGTGACTTCCCAAGCTCTGGTGTTTTTTGCGTTGGCCGGTTGAGATTATTTGTCAGTCTGCCCCCAGGCAAATAATGTAAGATTATTTTGCACTATATTACTTTCAATCTTCGGCCATTATGGAGGCGTTTGCTGCTGAATGAAACTGGGCAGTTCCACTTGTGACTTTGGAACATTCCAGTTTTTTAGTTGATTGCAGTGAAGATGTTATGGCCGAGTAGATGTGGTTGACTCTTGTTGTTGGACCATAGTTGTTATGACTCCCTCTGTCATTCAGATGCGAAACTTCCATGTGCATGCCGAATTCATGTTCCACGGCGAGAAGCGACCAATAAGACGGAAGGCGGTTCCCACAACTTGAAACGGCCAATCAGACGACAGAGTGCGACATTTTGGTTCTGGTCTTTTCACACGTACTGCAGGTAAAACATTAAAGCAAAGCAAATGTTTACGAGGCGTGTCAGGAAAGTAAGTACCatttagacattaaaaaaaatcttatcaaaaaaagttttagtGTAATTTTTGGTTGACTACATATCTACGTCACATGTTCACATAGTAGCTTTTCAGTTCCAAGCATTTTTCGCAATGCTCTacagtttatttaacccctctgcaaATAAGTTCGCTTATATGCAATGTTTCACCCCACATTTCATTACAAATTACTTGTGACCATACAGTTTTAatgtattaatgtttttaattttaattttatttttcacctagaaattttttaagttgtaactggatattttaaagtgttttatacTAGCTAGTGCCCAGTATGCTTTGCAATgcctcttcaattttttttttctttgaagtatgtacacatatacaaagcatctctctatctatcCCTCTGTAATTCTATATCTcgctatgtatatctctatatctctccctatatatatctatataaatttacatgtatctctctctatctctttatcGAGCTATCTCACTATATGTCTCTCTATATATGTCTATATtccatctatatctctctcttgCATCTCTATACCTATATCTCTTTAGTTCTGTATATCTGTATAGATGTCTCTCTAtaccaatgaaaatattaaattagtaTGTTTTTacctattaatatattttatccgTCTTTTAAACTGACACAGACGTGACATATGTATATACAAACAAGTGCGTGTGGTATTGGaatgttgtgtcaaaatttcaaagcaatcggtgaagagcTTTTggagatttaaaattttaaatgaacgaACATTAACATTTATACTCATGTAGATGGTCAGGCAACACCGAAGAAGTCAAAAGTGCGGTAGCACACCCGTAAGAAAGCAAGCTAATTAACGAGGCCGGCGCCCAGCCATAAGCTACCCGCAACTGTGGCACAGAAAGACTGTGTTAGGCGATGGGGAGATGGAAGAAGGATAGCAGAAGAGAGGCAAAGAGGACTTAGGGTCGAGAGCTGGCGTGCAGAGAGATCGCCCACACCAGCCAAGACACTGTCCGCCCACAAGCTCCCGAGAACCGCGAGGCATGCAGTCACGTGATGAGCGAGCGCCAATGGGACCACAATGTGTTTGGAGACACGCTGACTTCACAAAGTCTTAACGTAGCAAACTGACACGTATTTACATGTAAGTGCAGATGCTGTAGGTCAGGTTGGCAGAGTGGTAGCGTACATCGTGCCTTTGACACTGGTCGACAAGATTCCTCTGCTCACGCCAACCTTGTGCTGGCATGCGTGAGTGCGCTGCAGGCCTGGCTGGTGTCACAGGTCAGGTTAGGCAGAGTGGTAGCGTACCTCTGTGCCTTTGACACTGGTCAACAAGCTTCCTCTGTTCACGCCAACCTTGTGCTGGCATGCGTGAGTGCGCTGCAGGCCCGGCTGGGGTCACAGGTCAGGTTAGGCAGAGTGGTAGCGTACCTCTGTGCCTTTGACACTGGTCGACAAGCTTCCTCTGTTCACGCCAACCTTGTGCTGGCATGCGTGAGTGCGCTGCAGGCCTGGCTGGGGTCACAGGTCAGGTTAGGCAGAGTGGTAGCGTACCTCTGTGCCTTTGACACTGGTCAACAAGCTTCCTCTGTTCACGCCAACCTTGTGCTGGCATGCGTGAGTGCGCTGCAGGCCTGGCTGGGGTCACAGGTCAGGTTAGGCAGAGTGGTAGCGTACCTCTGTGCCTTTGACACTGGTCAACAAGCTTCCTCTGTTCACGCCAACCTTGTGCTGGCATGCGTGAGTGCGCTGCAGGCCTGGCTGGGGTCACAGGTCAGGTTAGGCAGAGTGGTAGCGTACCTCTGTGCCTTTGACACTGGTCAACAAGCTTCCTCTGTTCACGCCAACCTTGTGCTGGCATGCGTGAGTGCGCTGCAGGCCTGGCTGGGGTCACAGGTCAGGTTAGGCAGAGTGGTAGCGTACCACTGTGCCTTTGACACTGGTCAACAAGCTTCCTCTGTTCACGCCAACCTTGTGCTGGCATGCGTGAGTGCGCTGCAGGCCTGGCTGGGGTCACAGGTCAGGTTAGGCAGATTGGTAGCGTACCTCTGTGCCTTTGACACTGGTCAACAAGCTTCCTCTGTTCACGCCAACCTTGTGCTGGCATGCGTGAGTGCGCTGCAGGCCTGGCTGGGGTCACAGGTCAGGTTAGGCAGAGTGGTAGCGTACCACTGTGCCTTTGACACTGGTCAACAAGCTTCCTCTGTTCACGCCAACCTTGTGCTGGCATGCGTGAGTGCGCTGCAGGCCTGGCTGGGGTCACGGGTCAGGTTAGGCAGAGTGGTAGCGTACCTCTGTGCCTTTGACACTGGTCAACAAGCTTCCTCTGTTCACGCCAACCTTGTGCTGGCATGCGTGAGTGCGCTGCAGGCCTGGCTGGGGTCACGGGTCAGGTTAGGCAGAGTGGTAGCGTACCTCTGTGCCTTTGACACTGGTCAACAAGCTTCCTCTGTTCACGCCAACCTTGTGCTGGCATGCGTGAGTGCGCTGCAGGCCTGGCTGGGGTCACGGGTCAGGTTAGGCAGAGTGGTAGCGTACCTCTGTGCCTTTGACACTGGTCAACAAGCTTCCTCTGTTCACGCCAACCTTGTGCTGGCATGCGTGAGTGCGCTGCAGGCCTGGCTGGGGTCACGGGTCAGGTGGGCAGAGGGGAGGTGGACCTCTTGACTTG
The DNA window shown above is from Bacillus rossius redtenbacheri isolate Brsri chromosome 2, Brsri_v3, whole genome shotgun sequence and carries:
- the LOC134528788 gene encoding uncharacterized protein LOC134528788 — encoded protein: MDRDAAHLAAGRTGHVVGSWTVECGNGAVRALYTRHSLIDAWVADMDRDAAHLAAGRTGHVVGSWTVECKNGAVRALYTRPWLIVAWVADMDRDAAHLAAGRTGHVVGSWTVGCGNGSVSSLYTRPWLIVAWVADMDRDAAHLAAGRTGHVVGSWTVECGNGAVRALYTRHSLIDAWVADMDRDAAHLAAGRTGHVVGSWTVECKNGAVRALYTRPRLIVAWVADMDRDAAHLAAGCTGQVVGSWTVKCGNGAVRALYTRPWLIVAWVADMDRDAAHLAAGRTGHVVGSWTVGCGNGSVSSLYTRPWLIVAWVADMDRDAAHLAAGRTGHVVGSWTVECGNGAVRALYTRPWLIVAWVADMDRDAAHLAAGRTGHVVGSWTVECGNGAVRALYTRPWLIVAWVADMDRDAAHLAAGRTGHVVGSWTVECGNGAVSTLYTRPWLIVAWVAEMDRDAAHLAAGRTGHVVGSWTVVCGNGALRALYTRPRLIVAWVADMDRDAAHLAAGRTGHVVGSWTVECGNGAVSTLYTRPWLIVAWVADMDRDAAHLAAGRTGHVRRVVDGGV